Below is a window of Colias croceus chromosome 15, ilColCroc2.1 DNA.
TTTTGTTTTGCTAACAAATACTATACCTTAATGATTTCTTTTTATTGGCACTGGTCACATTATTGTTagtcatattataatgatctCACGCATTGGCTTGCTCTGGGATAGTTTCAAACAAAACTAGGTAGGTAACCTTTTTAAGATGCCtttgataaaatacataatatatcattgatattatacaatatgttAAAAGTATGttaattatgatgaaattggccatttttagAAAGCATTAATTATAGTGAGCCATCGATAAAAGTCTCTACCGTAGTTTATTACTTTTCTGACCTATTAAAGGGAAAATAATGTATGTCATGAAAGGGGTGCGTTCTCATTATGTTTAAGAGCTAACCTTATAACCTGAAATAAGTTAGTTTTAGTgtggaaaattaatttacatcagttattttatttttatttttaagagtaCATTTCTATgtaaatgatttctttatattgGCACTCGTCACATTATTGCAtacaatgataaaataaatattttactataataaaatactgcttctacctttattattaatattaatttttacaaaatatttaaatataatattgtttattattaagcGTAGACGTAATAAAAGCTCACAAGTGGTTAAGTTTATTTACGTAGTATAAAAGTCCAGGTATAAAATTGAGCTAGTTTATATTTCTACCTCCGTTCCAAAATCTAATGAAAGCAGAAAGTTTGGTAAAGTGACATAAGTAACCAACTTCTAAACTAACTTAGTAACGTTGTTTGAGAAACCAGTTTTAGATAAAGTTTTAAACTTACCTATGAATTGACTCATAATTATTGAAAGCAAAGAAATctttttattgtgaaaaaacaattttcttaaagataaaaatatattctattcaacgctattaagtaggtattattttattttatcaattcttTAACGCAAATAAAATAAGGTCCCCACAGCGTTTGTCTGTTCACAATAATCCTAAAACCGTTGAACGGACTTTCAGGTGCTTTCAGACAGTTTTTACCAATAGGTagagtatattatatacctatatacctaTTCATAAGACAGGTTTAGATGCGTAATTTGTTAAgaaattttctattataatatttttaaaggatCGGTACTTATTCATTTCCTATCATGGTTGTAGGATACTTACCACATATCATTTTGTTTGAAGACGTcgtcatattttaaataaggttTTTATTTGCATCTTGAATGCAAAATGAGTGTTAACTGTGAATGTCAAACTAATAAAGAATACCTTGAGAATACCTATTTGATTGACGTCGGTGACATGACACTTACGTGCTATTGATATAGATTTTCTTTTCCCCATAGAATGTGACTCTACCATGAACATTTTGTGGTTACTTCGGTAGATATAACTTCTGTATGAtctgaaaattattatgttttatttatgaaccattgatattttataaatactatgCTAAGAGTAATTTGTATTAATGTATAATTGCTGCTAATTAACCTTGCGTTGCTGTATATTTTTCGATTAATATCAATCATTCTCTTATTAAAACGTTTTGTTTATacatatcaaatttaaaaatagctcCCTTGTGTTGACCCAATCTATAGAAACACTAATATTAAGACTACGGATACAAAACATATTGTGTTTAATAAAATGCTAAACACATTTTCTCACAAAAGTATTTCATAATCGTACCCATAATGAggacgatttatttttttccttgcataatttaaaattataatatgacataGAGAACATTTTCTTGTCAATAAATACTTCACTTATAAACGACTAGTCACGACTCCCAGCTCCACCCAACTTGTTTAAAAGAACTAAAAacactttaaaacaattattaataaaacactttaaaataattattaaattattgtattgtcgaTCCTTGTGAGTACAAAGCAGTTTAAATTGGATCAAAATCAAGTCTaaggagtcggttacatacaaacatgcGGAACATTGTAATTTAGTATTCTATGAAAATCACTCTTATAGTTTAAATGCTGCTTTAATAGTACTATATATAAAACAGAAGTAACTATATCTAAGTACATAAATAGATAGGTGGTTAGGTGTATAAGTATTAACAACAACTAGTTACTCAGGTCTTAATTAGGTAGCATGTACCTTCATTGTTACATCGTAACAAACAAGGTTGATTCTTTGATTTACACCTGCTTTATAAGAATGTTGTGTTCATAAAGTTGACTATTTCTGcctttttttacattaaaataataaaataaatacactaaGCTTATAGGTACATTACACAGTACACCTCAACACCTGCCTAAATATCTTACTACGGATAAATATGAATGTTCTGTGTTCTATGAATTTGTTCATCGATAATCTCATTAACAATTTGAAAAGATTATTAAATACGGTATACGAATTTgaatacataaatttttaaatatgtttctCATAGAGCAAAGGAATTTTTCAATGTATGACTCAGACAAATTATGAATCTATTAAAATGTTGCTGCGTCGTAAACAGATGGTTTGAATAACCTTACaacgataaattatattcaacatcTTAAAATGttagtttgaaatattttgctACCGCGACCGTCCCGagttcaaatataattatttagctacaagaataaagtttataaGCAAAGCAAAAATCAAGAATCGAATCCCACCctcaaaaataaaagtttgcaTGCTTTGTCGTAACACTCTTGTTTATAACACGATAATTAACACACGAATAATTAATTGGATTCGATTCTTTTTTCATCAAATCTCAACCAAAAAACTGCCACTCCCAGGAACCAAAACGTTCACctgataattaatttaattaaataaaagagagatttaatttaagcgtgttattatttttcaggATCATGCCTGCAGTGCTTCCAGTGTAACTCACAATCCGATCCCGCCTGCAAAGACCCCTTCGATGGAAAGACTGTTGTGGTGGGTGTTTATTATTAGCAATTTATAATGTTCATAGGTAAAACATATATCTTAGAATTACCAAATAACCTATATCTTAGacttaaaaatttagagtataaaataaaaaagcttttaGAGGTTTTTTATACGAGAACAAATCTTAACTTTCAACTCCAacgcaatattttaatatgatgaCACCGATCTTTCCCTTTGAGTCCTTCgttttaagaaaatttaaacaagaatttAATTCCATAGGAATCATGTCATATTTCTTAGAATTCACTCCAAATACAAGTTGGAGAGCCGCCAAAAAGCTTAGAAGCTTAATTATGATTTCATAATgtttacaaacatattatagtctatTAATATCTGTTGGCAGGCTACCCCATAAGTTAAAACAATGAatcttcaaatttattttgttgtgtACCCGGTTTTATGTTCCCTTTTCTGGTTTGCTGCGTTCgggatatttttataaagacaGTCATGGAATGCCGGTAGGGTTACATCGTTAACGTAGTAAGAGGATAGTTTTCTAATTAGGCGATGAACATAGTCGTTTGCAAGTCTAGCAAGCTGTAGTGTATAACTAGCTTTATGTGCTGAGTTTGAAAATTAACACCAACACCATAAGTGTTTGTATTATCAAGTCGAATATAGGCTAAATTAGCGCAATACACgtagtaactatttagtaatcATAGTcagcatttttattatttatttcaaagattctttattatataatttgaacGAATAGATATTTCAGAGAAGTTTAAACAAAGACCCAGTCGATCAAAATATGGACTGTATTGCattcgttttaaaaattattattaatgtaccGACAACGGAGGGGCGCGGCGACTACTGCAACTGTTATTAGCTACCTATAGGATATTcctatatgataataattttaaaactactgTTGTACTGCTTtaatgtaaaaactaaaaatgttCGTAAATTCATGTCTACAAATTTTATCTAGGTATGCAAAAAATTGGACTGAATTTTCCGTCAGTTTTCATTTCCGctaatttaaatcaaacatttgaatagttgtgtatatttttgtcggaacaattttaattaagattatttgttttaaaataaatatattgttgaaCGTGCctcatttatacattttttcaattaattttcagGACTGTTCAACACAAGATTCCATTAACTACAACCGAGCCTACTTGAGCACGATTCTCCCCCGGGAACTCATTGAAGGAGTCACTGGCGCTCCCCGGTACTGCCACAAGATTGTCTTGGGTAAGGAATATTTGTTTAACTCTACCTAATTTTCATTCGTTAAAAATACGTGTTTTTCAGAAGAAACGTTAAGTACCAAATCTGTTTTCTATAACTTAGAGTTCAAACTGCTCACTTTTTGACATAAGAAAATAGTCAATTTTCAAATAGTGTATTAGTAATTAGCTTCATTCTTCAgtttcatcccctattttaccccttttaggggatgaattttctaaaatcctttcttaggggacgcctacgttatgacatgtacctgcatgccaaatttcagcccgatacgtccagtggcttgggctgtgcgttggtagatcactatatcagtcacctttaagttttatatatatagatatagggtttttaataaaatcttgCCTTCAACCTGGATAAGACAAAAAGTTTACAAATTAAACATCATCATAATTGgtgatttgtgattatcgttttcaTGCCTTCTTAATAATAGATGTATTTGTTTATTCCAGAAAATGGCTCAGTCGTGCGTACGTGCCTAGACGCCAACCCCACAGCCTTGAAGCATACCTGCCAGCTCCTAGAAAACGCCGCCAAAGCCGTCCCCAGCGACCCCAGCAAGCAAATCAAGCACTGCAGCGTTTGCGACAAGGACCGCTGCAACGGAGCTGGATCCATCGCTGCATCCGCTCCATTGGCCATCCTAGCTCTTATTGCAACTTATCTTTACACCAAGCATTAATAGCATAACAAATCAGCAAGCAACCATGTGCGCTTAAGCTTGAAGTTGACATTACGTTACAAAATCACGAAAATCACGAGCACTCGCTTAAAAAAGTGccaaaattgaattttaaacgtCCAATTCAAAAAATGCATCGCCTTTGAATTTCATGGACCGTCCAATGTCGTTTTTGCTTGTTGAAATTTTTGTAATCTATAAGTAATagatataacattaattaattaattatttaaggaGTTATTTCCAATTGAGTTTTCCAACAAATTTTATggttaaattaatatgtatgatTTCGTTATTTGTACTTAGGAACCTGAAGATGTtaccatatttattattccatattttttgtaatatacgTGTTGTAATATATTGTTGAACGTGCCTTTTATTTCCTAAACTACTCATTGATAAAGTTTAGTTTatattgtacctacttaatagaTAGTCAAAACAAATTTGATAATACGCTTATGTTAGagaaaactgaaaaataataaacaaacaatattttatcatgCATTTTTTATCAATCGAATGTTTTGAAGATATCACcttccatttttatttaattggaaTTCTTTAGCGGTGATAGtatctaaatattaattaacaagaAATTTTACACattgttttgatttaattGCATTTGTAATTTGTTACAAATTGATTATTGATAAAACCTGCATTTaatcaatgaaaaataatcaGTTCCTTTCAATGAATTGATAGTATCAATTTCATATAAATCGTATGTTTTTAAGATAGTATTTTCTACTTCCTcacctaatttatttatacttattgttttcatattaCATTATGATAaccattttaatataatcattGATAAAATAACGTCTGCTGGGCTGGAATGTATTAAGTCTATCTTTATCAagagtttataaatttaatcttattttgTAAGGGGCtgtccattaatcacgtgaggCTCGTAAGGGGGGGAGGGGTCCATCAAAACATCACGAAATATCacaagggggagggggggtaaagtaatatatcacgtgtatttattttttcggcAAATGCGCGATACTCAACCGAAAAGAGGCGTtacatctttttatttttagtcaaacgcgtacaactttttcgcatttctttcattatttttatgtcattcaaaaacaaactgcAATCTTTCTGCCTACCTCTGAACGTTTATTATAGTACctagtcttaaaaataaaattagatgatGGGTACTTatacaatgacctattatactagtagacgcggcatacgccaacatcattgcactaaaaaacagcgtaattaatacatacctacttactaacgcattatcaccaatacagttgttctctctttcactctcacgcacgagacataatacatgtctcactcatgtacttcgtaataacaactgccgattaaaatacaaaaagaacgtccagccacgacgctgaatggtgcgtgactaagtgaaactcgggcacttacctgagttttttcttgccaaaatagagagcgggtaacgtatctagctcttttatatatcatagtacttatactagtatttttttataaataaaaaaattgattctttgcaggtacgaaaaaatacacgtgatataggggggaggggggagggGTAGTCTTAAACCTCACCACGTATCAccaagggggaggggggggtgaaaaaataccaaaaaaaacatcacgtgATTAATGTATGGCCCCtaagaatttataattttatttaactattatactaattattgaaaaaatacattttgatatttcacgaaattgtttaaaatatacttgtGGAGAgtatctataattaaataaaaattatatattaaggggtttgaaactttttgtatGGACGCTGGCATATCGacccgccgccattttgattttttttcaaaatcgcggcgcacgatttaagtggtatgtatggatagaggacacctagacgaacaaaaaatgtctaataagatagtaccctaaagcgtcacattaccgagatatttggaggtaaatattcacttatgagtacgacaaacactaaaaatagacTTATTACGTGTCTATATGCATGATATTATCTCCAAATAATCACTCCcaggtagattattattattacaggaagAAAGTAGGGATTCAttacattacttacatttttatgtaatgtatacgtatgtttttactttttatgtaatgaatctacctactttcttccaataaactgttatttacctccaaatatctcggtaatgtgacgctttagggtactatgttatcagacattttttgtttgtctatgtgtcctctatccatacatactACTTTAATCGTGCGCtgcgattttgaaaaaaaatcaaaatggcggcgggtTTGATATGCCAGAAAGTTTCAATGCCCTTTTAAAATGCCTCTCTAATATAGATACCTCTACATTGAacaaatcataattattattatttgatattgatttattaCCTTGAATTTTGTCTCCTTGGCACAGTGCTTCTTATGTACTACAGTCCGGTACAGGATTCGAACTTCAGCAGACACTTTATGAGTCTTCCAAAATAAGAGAAGTAGAGCACAGAATAGAGATGAAcgaattcttttaaatatcatGAAACCGATGTAGCAGGCAATCCAGCTATGAGCTATTATTATACCATTTAGCAATAATATTCATgggtatgtatgtaatatgaaAGGTTTGGAAAAttccatataaataaaaaaaactacgaTAAACAATAAGAAGATGCTCCTGCCCTAGTTATATACACTCGACTCCGTCTCAATGAACGAAAACTTAAGGCTGTTACTAACTCTGATAAACTATGAGTAGTCCTTGATAAGGTAAGCCTTGCAATGATTAATGACATAGGGAATTACAAATCGACTGAATATTATCTGTCGAGTGGTTTGCATTAACGTTGCGATATGTAACTGGACCATAAACATGCAAGGGGTGTACCTTACTGAAGTAAGGTACATGCATGTTAACTGAAGTTACAAAGTTAAAAGTCTAAAAATCAGTACTAATTCTAGAAATTTCTTCGAAAAGGCAATAGAATCCTTCAAGACGTTTCTGaaattccaaaaaaaaaaatagaccctttattattttgtgtgcattgtacaataaagtgtttttattttattgtttatttattacatactagcttccgcccgcgactccgtccgcgcggaaaaattaagaaaaatcaagatttattttttttctacgtatttttccgggataaaaagtatcctattttatgcccaggataataaggtataattataccaagtttcatcgaaatcgaaccgttagttttcacgtgatgcctgaacatacagacagacagacagacaaaaatttttttaatcacatatttggtcttggtatcgatccagtaacaccctgctatttattttttcaatattttcaatgtacagaattgacccttctacagatttattatatgtatagattttatacttaattatttttacatttttaccaATGACAACCTTGTTGAAAATTCAAACGCTTCCTCAACAGACTTTTTCGTTTCAATTTATACGagttacataataaaacattcaaaGAAATGgtgcaattataataaatacaagaaTAAATACTAGAAAAAGATTAGTTTTTGTCAATTACCTAATCAGGCTTTAAGGTTGAGCCACGGACCATGAAAATCAATTGACAAATCGATCT
It encodes the following:
- the LOC123698087 gene encoding uncharacterized protein LOC123698087; the protein is MMARCVAFTLAALLALVEFGSCLQCFQCNSQSDPACKDPFDGKTVVDCSTQDSINYNRAYLSTILPRELIEGVTGAPRYCHKIVLENGSVVRTCLDANPTALKHTCQLLENAAKAVPSDPSKQIKHCSVCDKDRCNGAGSIAASAPLAILALIATYLYTKH